TTTAACCTTGCAATTCCGCTTATCTTGGTCAGCTTAACAGGACAGTTTTTACCTGGTATGGCCATTTTGAATCTCAGTGGCTACGACACGCCTGCCAAACCCATCGTCAGTGTGGCAAGCCTGGCTTCATTAGCGGTCGCTTGTGTGGGCGGCATTACCATTGTACTCGCGGCCATCACCGCAGCCTTGTGTACGGGCAAAGATGCGCATGAGCTACAAGAAAAACGCTATATCGCAGGGGTTGCCAACGGTATCTTTTATTTATTAGGCGGCTTGTTTGCAGGCAGTATTGTCATGGTATTTAGCCTACTGCCAAAGGAGTTAGTCGCGGCATTGGCTGGACTGGCACTCATTGGCGCTATCGCTACCAACATTACAATTGCTATGAAAGACGACGAACAAAGAGATGCCGCCTTAATTACTTTTTTGGCGACCGCTTCTGGCATGAGCTTTTTGGGATTGAGCTCCGTGTTTTGGGGCATCGTGATCGGTATGGTGGCCCATTATGTTTTAAACAAAAAACGTTTATTGTCATTTACTTAATCGCAAATGACACGAGTTATTGATAACGCCATCTCTCAGTAACCTCTATTAAAACCACATTACTATCATGATTTATCAAAGAAAATGCTAGCCAATGTTGACCAACTCTCCCCTTTTATAGGATATCAATATGATTAACAAAGCAGATAAAAACATCACGGATGTGCTCAGTCAAATCAAAGACGGTGCCACTATTATGATTGGCGGTTTTGGCACAGCAGGACAACCTGCCGAACTGATTGATGCGCTCATTGATTTGGGTGTTAAAGACCTAGTGATTATCAACAATAATGCTGGTAATGGTGATCATGGACTTGCCAAGCTATTAAAAACAGGCGCGGTGCGCAAAATTATTTGCTCGTTTCCGCGCCAATCGGATTCTTGGGTATTTGATGAGCTATATCATGCAGGCAAAATCGAGCTTGAGCTGGTACCACAGGGCAATCTGGCGTGCCGTATTCAAGCCGCAGGTATGGGACTTGGGGCGGTATATACGCCAACGGGGTTTGGCACTTTACTTGCCGAAGGTAAAGAGATGCGCCATATCGATGGTAAAGACTATGTCCTTGAGTATCCGATTAAAGCAGATTTTGCGTTAATCAAAGCAGATAAAGGCGATCGTTGGGGTAACTTAGTCTACCGCAAATCTGCCCGCAATTTCGGTCCTATCATGGCGATGGCAGCTGACATCACTATCGCTCAAGTTTCTAAAACGGTCGAGCTTGGTAAGCTAGATCCCGAACACATAATTACACCCGGTATCTTTGTACAGCACGTGGTGCAAATTGAACCTACTTCCTCTACTACCGCAGCGATTGCTTAATACGATCAATCATAAGGAGCGTCATCATGAGCCATAGATTACTTACACGGGATCAAATCGCTGAGCGTGCTGCCCAAGATATTCCAGATGGTGCCTATGTCAATTTGGGCATTGGCTTACCCACCAAAATTGCAAAATACTTACCGGCTGACAAAGACGTATTTTTACATTCAGAAAATGGCTTATTGGCTTTCGGCCCGCCTCCTGCCAAAGGTGAAGAAGATCCCGAACTTATCAATGCCGGCAAGGAATACGTCACCATGCTTGATGGTGGTAGTTTCTTTCACCACGGCGACTCATTTGCCATGATGCGCGGTGGTCATATCGACATATGTGTGTTGGGTGCATTTCAAGTGGCGGCCAATGGTGACTTGGCCAACTGGAGTACGGGCGCGCCAGATGCCATACCTGCTGTTGGTGGCGCTATGGACTTGGCTGTTGGTGCCAAAAAAGTCTTTGTGATGACCAATCACACGACCAAAACAGGTGAGCCAAAGATAGTCAGCGAACTCACTTATCCTGTGACAGGCAAGCACTGCGTCGATCGTATCTTTACCGATCTATGTGTCATTGATGTCACTGATAAAGGGCTGGTAGTCACAGAGATGGTTGAGGGCTTGAGCTTTGCTGAGTTGCAAGCAGTGACTGACGCCACACTCATTGATGCCACAGGAATCAATGCCACGCAGGTATAACAAGACTCCATACTCAAATCTCATAACAGGATATGACCATGACCGACTTTATCACTGGTTTAAATGACGCTTATATTATTGATGCCATTCGCACACCATTTGGGCGTTATGGCGGTGGTTTGGCACCAATACGAGCAGACGATTTAGGTGCCATCCCCATCAAAGCATTAATGAAGCGTAATGCTAATGTTGACTGGAAGCAAGTAGATGATGTTATCTATGGCTGCGCCAATCAGAGCGGAGAAGACAATCGTAATGTTGGACGTATGTCATCACTACTGGCTGGCCTGCCTTATCAAGTGCCCGCGACTACGGTAAATCGTTTGTGCGGCTCATCAATGGACGCCATCGCCATTGCCGCTCGTGCGATTAAAGCTGGAGAAGCCAACCTTATTATCGCAGGCGGTGTTGAAAGCATGAGCCGTGCGCCATTTGTGATGGGTAAATCAGACAAAGCATTTGGTCGTGCTCAAACCCTTGAAGACACCACGATGGGCTGGCGCTTTATCAATCCAAAGCTTGATGCCTTATACGGTACGGAAACCATGCCACAAACTGCCGAAAATGTCGCTGAGCAGTTTGATATCAATCGCGCTGACCAAGATGCGTTTGCGCTACGTAGCCAACAACGTACCAAAGCGGCGCAAGCATCGGGATTTTTCAAAGATGAGATTACCTCAGTCATTATTCCGAAGCGCAAAGGCGAGGCTGTTACTATTTATGTGGATGAACACCCTCGTGCTGATACCACGCTTGAAAAATTAACCAAACTTCGTGCCATCGTCAAAGAAAACGGCACAGTGACGGCGGGTAACGCTTCAGGTATTAATGATGGTGCGGCCGCTTTTTTAATCGCTTCAGAGCAAGCGGTGACACAGTTCGATTTAAAACCACGCGCTCGTATTGTGGCGGCAACGACAGTCGGTGTAGAACCGCGCATTATGGGATTTGCGCCAGCGCCTGCCATAAAAAAATTACTGGCACAAACAGGTCTGTCACTTGATGAGATGGATGTTATCGAACTGAACGAAGCCTTTGCTGCGCAATCATTGGCCTGCACACGTGACTTGGGATTGCCTGACGATAGCGCACGCGTCAATCCCAATGGCGGTGCGATTGCACTTGGTCATCCATTAGGTGCATCAGGTGCAAGATTGGTCTTGACCGCGCTCAATCAGCTCGAAAAAACCAGCAAACGCTTTGCCATCTGCTCGATGTGTATTGGCGTGGGACAAGGTATCGCCATGATTATTGAACGTATAGATCACCAGTCATCGTAGTCATAACCCCATGCGCCACTACCATCTTAATAACCCCACAATGACAAATAAGGATGATCGTTATGCCTGTACTTGAAAATAAAGACGTTACCTTAAACTATGCCACCTTTGGTGATCGCCACAACCCTGCCCTTATATTCTCTAACTCCTTAGGGACCAACTACCAGATGTGGCAGCCGCAAATCGCTGACTTGCAAAACGAGTACTTTATCATCTGTTATGACACTCGTGGTCATGGTCAATCCTCTGCACCCAAAGGCCCTTATCACTTAAATGAGATTGGACAAGACGTCATCGATTTGCTCGATCATCTGAATATTGATAAAGCCTTTTTTTGTGGTATCTCAATGGGCGGCATGACAGGTCAATGGTTGGCTATCCATCATCCTAACCGCTTTTATCATTTGATGCTGTGCAATACTGCTGCAAAAATTGGCAACGATACCGCATGGACAGAGCGGGCACAATTGGTACG
This is a stretch of genomic DNA from Psychrobacter alimentarius. It encodes these proteins:
- a CDS encoding 3-oxoacid CoA-transferase subunit B, giving the protein MSHRLLTRDQIAERAAQDIPDGAYVNLGIGLPTKIAKYLPADKDVFLHSENGLLAFGPPPAKGEEDPELINAGKEYVTMLDGGSFFHHGDSFAMMRGGHIDICVLGAFQVAANGDLANWSTGAPDAIPAVGGAMDLAVGAKKVFVMTNHTTKTGEPKIVSELTYPVTGKHCVDRIFTDLCVIDVTDKGLVVTEMVEGLSFAELQAVTDATLIDATGINATQV
- a CDS encoding 3-oxoacid CoA-transferase subunit A, which translates into the protein MINKADKNITDVLSQIKDGATIMIGGFGTAGQPAELIDALIDLGVKDLVIINNNAGNGDHGLAKLLKTGAVRKIICSFPRQSDSWVFDELYHAGKIELELVPQGNLACRIQAAGMGLGAVYTPTGFGTLLAEGKEMRHIDGKDYVLEYPIKADFALIKADKGDRWGNLVYRKSARNFGPIMAMAADITIAQVSKTVELGKLDPEHIITPGIFVQHVVQIEPTSSTTAAIA
- the pcaF gene encoding 3-oxoadipyl-CoA thiolase, producing MTDFITGLNDAYIIDAIRTPFGRYGGGLAPIRADDLGAIPIKALMKRNANVDWKQVDDVIYGCANQSGEDNRNVGRMSSLLAGLPYQVPATTVNRLCGSSMDAIAIAARAIKAGEANLIIAGGVESMSRAPFVMGKSDKAFGRAQTLEDTTMGWRFINPKLDALYGTETMPQTAENVAEQFDINRADQDAFALRSQQRTKAAQASGFFKDEITSVIIPKRKGEAVTIYVDEHPRADTTLEKLTKLRAIVKENGTVTAGNASGINDGAAAFLIASEQAVTQFDLKPRARIVAATTVGVEPRIMGFAPAPAIKKLLAQTGLSLDEMDVIELNEAFAAQSLACTRDLGLPDDSARVNPNGGAIALGHPLGASGARLVLTALNQLEKTSKRFAICSMCIGVGQGIAMIIERIDHQSS
- the pcaD gene encoding 3-oxoadipate enol-lactonase, translating into MPVLENKDVTLNYATFGDRHNPALIFSNSLGTNYQMWQPQIADLQNEYFIICYDTRGHGQSSAPKGPYHLNEIGQDVIDLLDHLNIDKAFFCGISMGGMTGQWLAIHHPNRFYHLMLCNTAAKIGNDTAWTERAQLVRKQGLDPIAATAASRWFTQGFISSHPDVVETLSEALATGSSEGYASCCEALSTADTRSQLRDIDAAITVLAGSADPVTTVEDAQYMVERIPNATLATIEASHISNIEQPDVFNQFIRQYLVH